Proteins co-encoded in one uncultured Draconibacterium sp. genomic window:
- a CDS encoding ATP-binding protein: MTTSELVKQLFLSFSSKDDNAFESVAREYIDREKRKKHTIVAKELEQALFNRTARKSESAKRYKDSVPIPRDSEKGFPLLEIQYCDEEIDNLIVSDNVKEQLEQVIREFKDADVLATYNLINKRKVLFCGKPGTGKTYSAKILSSILNIPLVYIRFDAIISSYLGETAGNLRKVFDFIESGTWVVLFDEFDIIGKNRDDSHEHGEIKRVVNNFLQMIDNAKGDSILLAATNHQNMLDPAIWRRFDDVIYFDLPKEESRRKLIEIYLKAIKRESNIDLSLLSSKMDGFSPADIKMATESAMKNAIINSRNSLTMNDLDKAIVAFIQREKVKNNKLGDNK, encoded by the coding sequence ATGACAACATCAGAATTAGTAAAACAACTTTTTCTATCATTTAGTAGTAAAGATGATAATGCTTTCGAATCTGTTGCTCGTGAGTACATTGACAGAGAAAAGCGAAAGAAGCATACTATTGTTGCCAAAGAACTTGAACAGGCACTTTTTAACAGAACGGCCAGAAAATCGGAGTCTGCTAAACGCTATAAAGATTCAGTTCCAATTCCTCGTGATTCCGAAAAAGGGTTTCCATTATTAGAGATACAATATTGTGACGAAGAAATTGATAACCTTATTGTGTCAGATAATGTTAAAGAGCAGCTTGAACAGGTTATCAGAGAGTTTAAAGACGCAGATGTATTAGCTACATACAATCTCATAAATAAGAGAAAGGTTTTATTTTGTGGAAAGCCAGGAACAGGCAAGACATATTCAGCAAAAATTTTAAGTTCGATTTTAAATATTCCTCTAGTTTATATAAGATTTGATGCAATTATATCTTCATATCTTGGGGAAACCGCAGGTAATCTTAGAAAGGTTTTCGATTTTATTGAGAGTGGAACTTGGGTGGTTTTATTTGATGAGTTTGATATCATTGGGAAGAATAGAGATGATAGTCATGAGCATGGAGAAATAAAAAGGGTTGTTAATAATTTCCTGCAAATGATTGATAATGCAAAAGGAGATAGTATTTTGCTAGCGGCTACAAACCATCAAAATATGTTAGACCCGGCAATCTGGAGGCGTTTTGATGATGTTATATATTTTGATTTGCCAAAGGAAGAGTCCCGTAGAAAATTGATTGAAATTTATTTAAAAGCAATAAAGCGAGAAAGTAATATTGACCTTTCGTTGTTATCTTCAAAAATGGACGGTTTTTCTCCTGCTGATATTAAAATGGCAACTGAAAGTGCAATGAAAAATGCAATAATAAACTCACGGAACTCTCTAACCATGAATGATTTAGATAAAGCTATTGTGGCTTTTATTCAGAGAGAAAAGGTAAAAAATAATAAACTAGGTGACAACAAATAA
- a CDS encoding mobile mystery protein B yields MANLRYLLDDVQFWVDNNTYEPDEIATRFHHRMVFIHPFPNGNGRHARLIADTLLTDVMGLEPFTWGNGDLLHTGDVRHEYIEALRAADNHDYEPLKAFVRS; encoded by the coding sequence ATTGCAAACTTACGCTATTTACTTGATGATGTACAGTTCTGGGTAGACAACAATACCTATGAGCCGGATGAAATTGCTACACGGTTTCATCATCGCATGGTTTTTATCCATCCGTTTCCCAATGGTAATGGTCGGCATGCACGGTTGATTGCTGACACTTTATTGACGGATGTTATGGGATTGGAGCCATTCACCTGGGGAAATGGCGATTTGCTGCATACAGGCGATGTACGGCACGAATATATTGAAGCATTACGGGCTGCTGACAATCACGATTACGAGCCACTGAAAGCTTTTGTAAGAAGTTGA
- a CDS encoding Fic family protein, producing the protein MATPSEKLAQSLEVLQKLQNENGLAVIKADALSRTHKERLLANGFIEEVMKGWFIATRPDAPNGDTTSWYTSFWNFVQVYLTSRFEGNWCLSPDQSLLLSVGNRTVPSQLLVRSPKARNKVTQLIHNTSILDMRLSLPPKDDIAVLDGLNVFSLESGLIAVNADFFTRNSIDARACLAMVKDASVLLAKLLEGGHSVIAGRLAGAFRNIGNERIADTIVKTMKSAGYTIREEDPFAEKLPENIIGIRETSPYVSRIKLMWHQMRGAVIENFPESKALPTDIESYMKEVEEQYAEDAYHSLSIEGYRVTPELIERVRDGNWNPDGNDADRETRNAMAARGYYQAFQAVKESIKKILAGENPGEVADMEHGDWYRELFAPSVVAGLLKPADLAGYRNNQVYIKGSKHTPLSPEAVRDAIPALFELLRSEDNAGVRAVLGHFVFVYIHPYMDGNGRIGRFLFNTMLASGGYSWTVIPVEQRDSYMAALERASVDGDIRDFARFLGDLASVQAK; encoded by the coding sequence ATGGCAACACCATCTGAAAAACTGGCACAATCACTTGAAGTTTTACAAAAACTACAAAATGAAAATGGCCTTGCCGTTATCAAGGCTGATGCGCTATCTCGAACCCATAAAGAAAGGCTTCTTGCAAATGGATTTATCGAAGAGGTGATGAAAGGATGGTTTATTGCCACAAGGCCGGATGCTCCAAACGGTGATACGACATCTTGGTACACGTCTTTTTGGAATTTCGTACAGGTTTATCTTACATCCAGATTTGAGGGGAATTGGTGTCTTTCTCCAGACCAGTCATTACTACTTTCTGTTGGAAACAGAACCGTCCCGTCACAGCTTTTGGTTCGTTCGCCTAAGGCGAGGAATAAAGTCACACAGCTTATTCACAATACATCCATTCTTGATATGCGGTTGTCATTACCGCCCAAAGACGACATTGCAGTACTGGATGGATTAAATGTATTTTCTTTGGAAAGTGGATTGATTGCCGTTAATGCCGATTTCTTTACACGTAATTCAATTGACGCAAGAGCCTGTCTTGCTATGGTCAAGGATGCTTCGGTACTCTTGGCAAAGCTGTTGGAAGGTGGACATAGCGTGATTGCCGGACGTTTGGCTGGGGCTTTTCGGAATATCGGCAATGAACGCATTGCGGACACCATTGTTAAAACCATGAAATCGGCCGGATACACCATTCGGGAGGAAGACCCGTTTGCTGAAAAACTGCCGGAAAACATTATCGGAATTCGGGAAACCTCGCCCTATGTCAGCCGGATAAAGCTGATGTGGCACCAGATGCGCGGTGCGGTCATTGAAAATTTCCCAGAATCTAAGGCATTACCTACGGATATTGAATCCTATATGAAAGAAGTCGAGGAACAATATGCCGAAGATGCTTATCATTCCTTGTCCATCGAAGGCTACCGCGTCACGCCTGAACTGATTGAACGGGTGAGGGATGGAAACTGGAATCCCGATGGCAATGACGCGGATAGGGAAACCCGTAATGCCATGGCCGCACGGGGGTATTATCAGGCATTTCAGGCCGTAAAAGAAAGTATCAAGAAAATCCTTGCCGGAGAAAACCCGGGAGAGGTTGCCGATATGGAACATGGCGACTGGTATCGTGAATTGTTTGCCCCAAGTGTTGTTGCTGGATTATTAAAACCTGCCGACCTTGCCGGATATCGGAATAATCAGGTTTATATCAAAGGCTCAAAACATACGCCGCTTAGCCCCGAGGCCGTGCGCGATGCCATTCCCGCACTGTTTGAATTGTTACGTAGTGAAGATAACGCAGGTGTTCGGGCAGTTTTAGGACACTTCGTTTTTGTCTATATCCACCCCTATATGGATGGTAACGGACGTATCGGACGGTTCCTTTTCAATACCATGTTGGCCTCTGGCGGGTATTCGTGGACTGTTATTCCGGTTGAGCAAAGGGACAGCTACATGGCGGCACTGGAACGCGCCAGCGTTGACGGGGACATTCGTGATTTTGCAAGGTTCTTGGGGGATTTGGCCAGTGTGCAAGCTAAATAG